One Brassica napus cultivar Da-Ae chromosome C4, Da-Ae, whole genome shotgun sequence genomic region harbors:
- the LOC106396470 gene encoding CSC1-like protein RXW8 isoform X1, with product MEIAALLTSAGINISICIVLLSLYSVLRKQPANYCVYFGRRLVCGGARRYDPFWYERFVPSPSWLVKAWETSEDELLAAAGLDAVVFLRMVIFSIRIFFITAVVCIAFVLPVNYYGQPRVHKEIHLESSEVFTIENLKEGSKWLWVHCLALYIITSAACLLLYFEYRTIAKMRLGHITSSAPKPSQFTVLIRAIPWHPEQSYSDTLSKYFTNYYSSCYLSHQMVYHNGIIQRLLHDAERVCLSLKHVSPEISCKPSLTPCNFCGGPTATNSFHILSNEGDSVKGMELGELTVTTTEQERPAAFVFFKTRYDALVVSEVLQSSNPMLWVSDLAPEPHDVYWRNLNIPYRQLWIRRIATLVGAVAFMFVFLIPVTFIQGLTQLEQLSHAFPFLRGILKKKFINQVITGYLPSVILILFFYAVPPMMMYFSALEGCISRSIRKNSACIKILYFTIWNVFFVNILSGSVIRQLNVFSSVRDIPAQLARAVPTQAGFFTTYCFTSGWASLACEIMQPMALIWNLAAKAISTNKDESYETLRFPYHTEIPRLLLFGLLGFTNSVIAPLILPFLLIYFFLAYLIYKNQILNVYITKYESGGKYWPIFHNTTIFSLILTQIIALGFFGLKLSTVASGFTIPLILLTLLFSEYCRHKFAPIFHKHPAQVLIDMDRADEMTGKMEELHKKLHSVYSQIPLHLQKSSSNGESSTPFANQELPDPEKLKPEEGDAIAKELWGFQGNESGQEHDTKSCPSASSPEHLTPKMIELHKRN from the exons ATGGAGATTGCAGCTCTTTTAACATCTGCTGGAATCAACATTTCGATATGCATTGTGCTTCTGTCACTTTATTCCGTACTTAGGAAACAGCCAGCCAATTACTGTGTCTATTTTGGACGAAGGCTTGTTTGTGGAGGTGCTAGACGTTATGATCCTTTTTGGTATGAGAGGTTTGTGCCTTCTCCAAGTTGGCTGGTCAAAGCATGGGAAACTAGTGAAGATGAGTTATTAGCTGCTGCTGGCCTTGACGCTGTTGTTTTCCTCAGGATGGTCATTTTCAG CATTCGTATTTTCTTTATTACTGCTGTTGTTTGTATTGCCTTTGTGCTGCCTGTAAATTATTATGGCCAACCGAGGGTGCACAAGGAAATTCATTTGGAGTCATCCGAAGTGTTCACTATCGAAAATCTTAAAGAAGGTTCAAAATG GCTGTGGGTTCATTGTCTTGCACTGTACATTATTACTTCAGCAGCTTGTCTTCTTCTCTACTTT GAGTATAGGACCATAGCCAAAATGAGGCTTGGACATATTACTAGTTCTGCCCCAAAGCCAAGTCAATTTACCGTTCTTATCCGAGCTATTCCATGGCACCCTGAGCAATCTTACAGCGACACCCTGAGCAAATACTTCACAAATTACTATTCATCATGCTATTTGTCCCACCAGATGGTTTACCATAATGGTATCATTCAGAGACTGCTG CATGATGCAGAGAGGGTGTGCCTGAGTCTAAAACATGTATCTCCTGAAATCAGTTGTAAACCGAGTTTGACTCCATGTAACTTTTGTGGAGGACCTACAGCCACAAATTCGTTTCATATCCTATCTAATGAAGGTGACAGTGTGAAAGGAATGGAGCTTGGTGAGTTGACTGTGACTACAACAGAGCAA GAACGTCCAGCTGCTTTTGTGTTTTTTAAGACACGTTACGATGCACTTGTTGTTTCAGAGGTTCTACAATCATCAAATCCTATGTTATGGGTGTCGGACTTAGCTCCAGAACCTCACGATGTGTATTGGAGGAATCTTAACATACCATATCGACAACTTTGGATACGGAGAATAGCAACTCTTGTTGGTGCAGTTGCCTTCATGTTTGTGTTTCTTATTCCTGTGACCTTCATTCAAGGTCTGACTCAGTTAGAACAGTTGTCTCATGCATTTCCTTTTCTAAGAGGCATCTTGAAGAA GAAGTTTATAAACCAGGTCATCACAGGGTACTTACCCAGTGTGATACTGATTCTGTTTTTCTACGCCGTTCCACCAATGATGATGTATTTTTCAGCCTTGGAGGGATGTATATCACGGAGTATAAGGAAGAATAGTGCATGCAtcaaaatcttatattttaCCATTTGGAATGTGTTCTTCGTGAATATTTTATCCGGGTCTGTTATCAGGCAACTGAATGTCTTCTCTAGTGTCAGAGACATACCTGCACAACTTGCAAGAGCAGTGCCGACACAG GCTGGCTTCTTTACGACCTATTGTTTCACATCTGGCTGGGCCAGTTTGGCTTGTGAAATAATGCAACCTATGGCTCTTATATGGAATCTGGCTGCAAAAGCTATTTCAACGAACAAGGATGAGTCATACGAAACACTTAGGTTCCCATACCATACCGAAATTCCTCGGTTGCTTTTGTTTGGGCTCCTGGGTTTCACCAACTCAGTCATAGCGCCACTTATTCTACCGTTTTTGCTGATATACTTCTTCCTTGCATATCTAATATACAAAAATCAG ATACTCAACGTGTATATTACGAAGTACGAAAGCGGTGGAAAATACTGGCCTATCTTTCACAACACAACAATCTTCTCACTGATCTTGACACAGATTATTGCTTTGGGTTTTTTCGGACTAAAGCTATCAACGGTTGCTTCGGGTTTCACCATACCGTTAATTCTTCTCACTCTGCTCTTTAGTGAGTATTGCCGGCATAAATTTGCGCCAATATTCCATAAGCATCCCGCTCAG GTTCTTATAGACATGGACAGAGCTGATGAAATGACAGGAAAGATGGAAGAGTTACACAAAAAGTTGCATAGTGTATACTCCCAAATACCATTACACCTTCAGAAATCATCGAGCAACGGTGAAAGCAGTACTCCTTTCGCAAATCAGGAGTTACCAGATCCTGAGAAATTGAAGCCAG AGGAAGGGGACGCCATAGCTAAAGAGTTATGGGGCTTCCAGGGCAATGAATCTGGTCAAGAACATGACACTAAGTCATGTCCCAGTGCTTCTTCACCAGAGCATTTAACCCCTAAGATGATCGAGCTCCACAAACGGAACTAG
- the LOC106396470 gene encoding CSC1-like protein RXW8 isoform X2: MANRGCTRKFIWSHPKCSLSKILKKVQNGCGFIVLHCTLLLQQLVFFSTLTIAKMRLGHITSSAPKPSQFTVLIRAIPWHPEQSYSDTLSKYFTNYYSSCYLSHQMVYHNGIIQRLLHDAERVCLSLKHVSPEISCKPSLTPCNFCGGPTATNSFHILSNEGDSVKGMELGELTVTTTEQERPAAFVFFKTRYDALVVSEVLQSSNPMLWVSDLAPEPHDVYWRNLNIPYRQLWIRRIATLVGAVAFMFVFLIPVTFIQGLTQLEQLSHAFPFLRGILKKKFINQVITGYLPSVILILFFYAVPPMMMYFSALEGCISRSIRKNSACIKILYFTIWNVFFVNILSGSVIRQLNVFSSVRDIPAQLARAVPTQAGFFTTYCFTSGWASLACEIMQPMALIWNLAAKAISTNKDESYETLRFPYHTEIPRLLLFGLLGFTNSVIAPLILPFLLIYFFLAYLIYKNQILNVYITKYESGGKYWPIFHNTTIFSLILTQIIALGFFGLKLSTVASGFTIPLILLTLLFSEYCRHKFAPIFHKHPAQVLIDMDRADEMTGKMEELHKKLHSVYSQIPLHLQKSSSNGESSTPFANQELPDPEKLKPEEGDAIAKELWGFQGNESGQEHDTKSCPSASSPEHLTPKMIELHKRN; the protein is encoded by the exons ATGGCCAACCGAGGGTGCACAAGGAAATTCATTTGGAGTCATCCGAAGTGTTCACTATCGAAAATCTTAAAGAAGGTTCAAAATG GCTGTGGGTTCATTGTCTTGCACTGTACATTATTACTTCAGCAGCTTGTCTTCTTCTCTACTTT GACCATAGCCAAAATGAGGCTTGGACATATTACTAGTTCTGCCCCAAAGCCAAGTCAATTTACCGTTCTTATCCGAGCTATTCCATGGCACCCTGAGCAATCTTACAGCGACACCCTGAGCAAATACTTCACAAATTACTATTCATCATGCTATTTGTCCCACCAGATGGTTTACCATAATGGTATCATTCAGAGACTGCTG CATGATGCAGAGAGGGTGTGCCTGAGTCTAAAACATGTATCTCCTGAAATCAGTTGTAAACCGAGTTTGACTCCATGTAACTTTTGTGGAGGACCTACAGCCACAAATTCGTTTCATATCCTATCTAATGAAGGTGACAGTGTGAAAGGAATGGAGCTTGGTGAGTTGACTGTGACTACAACAGAGCAA GAACGTCCAGCTGCTTTTGTGTTTTTTAAGACACGTTACGATGCACTTGTTGTTTCAGAGGTTCTACAATCATCAAATCCTATGTTATGGGTGTCGGACTTAGCTCCAGAACCTCACGATGTGTATTGGAGGAATCTTAACATACCATATCGACAACTTTGGATACGGAGAATAGCAACTCTTGTTGGTGCAGTTGCCTTCATGTTTGTGTTTCTTATTCCTGTGACCTTCATTCAAGGTCTGACTCAGTTAGAACAGTTGTCTCATGCATTTCCTTTTCTAAGAGGCATCTTGAAGAA GAAGTTTATAAACCAGGTCATCACAGGGTACTTACCCAGTGTGATACTGATTCTGTTTTTCTACGCCGTTCCACCAATGATGATGTATTTTTCAGCCTTGGAGGGATGTATATCACGGAGTATAAGGAAGAATAGTGCATGCAtcaaaatcttatattttaCCATTTGGAATGTGTTCTTCGTGAATATTTTATCCGGGTCTGTTATCAGGCAACTGAATGTCTTCTCTAGTGTCAGAGACATACCTGCACAACTTGCAAGAGCAGTGCCGACACAG GCTGGCTTCTTTACGACCTATTGTTTCACATCTGGCTGGGCCAGTTTGGCTTGTGAAATAATGCAACCTATGGCTCTTATATGGAATCTGGCTGCAAAAGCTATTTCAACGAACAAGGATGAGTCATACGAAACACTTAGGTTCCCATACCATACCGAAATTCCTCGGTTGCTTTTGTTTGGGCTCCTGGGTTTCACCAACTCAGTCATAGCGCCACTTATTCTACCGTTTTTGCTGATATACTTCTTCCTTGCATATCTAATATACAAAAATCAG ATACTCAACGTGTATATTACGAAGTACGAAAGCGGTGGAAAATACTGGCCTATCTTTCACAACACAACAATCTTCTCACTGATCTTGACACAGATTATTGCTTTGGGTTTTTTCGGACTAAAGCTATCAACGGTTGCTTCGGGTTTCACCATACCGTTAATTCTTCTCACTCTGCTCTTTAGTGAGTATTGCCGGCATAAATTTGCGCCAATATTCCATAAGCATCCCGCTCAG GTTCTTATAGACATGGACAGAGCTGATGAAATGACAGGAAAGATGGAAGAGTTACACAAAAAGTTGCATAGTGTATACTCCCAAATACCATTACACCTTCAGAAATCATCGAGCAACGGTGAAAGCAGTACTCCTTTCGCAAATCAGGAGTTACCAGATCCTGAGAAATTGAAGCCAG AGGAAGGGGACGCCATAGCTAAAGAGTTATGGGGCTTCCAGGGCAATGAATCTGGTCAAGAACATGACACTAAGTCATGTCCCAGTGCTTCTTCACCAGAGCATTTAACCCCTAAGATGATCGAGCTCCACAAACGGAACTAG